From Domibacillus sp. DTU_2020_1001157_1_SI_ALB_TIR_016, a single genomic window includes:
- the mmsA gene encoding multiple monosaccharide ABC transporter ATP-binding protein, with translation MTDIILEMRGITKEFPGVKALSNVNLQVKRGEIHALCGENGAGKSTLMKVLSGVYAHGSYTGDILLDGEVCEFKNIRQSEERGIVIIHQELALIPYLSIAENIFLGNELSRNGVIDWNETMMRTKELLQKVGLKESPQTKVEDIGVGKQQLVEIAKALAKDVKLLILDEPTASLNENDSENLLNLLLEFKGHGMSAIMISHKLNEIERVADSMTIIRDGQSIETLDMKRDNVNQDRIIKGMVGRDLTNRYPERTPNIGETVFEVKNWTVYHPAHADRKMIDNVSFHIRRGEIVGVAGLMGAGRTELAMSIFGKSYGKKISGHLVKNGRGVQFPNVTSAIKQGMAYVSEDRKGNGLILMDDIKQNITLASLDKISKRSIIDENKEKIEAEHYRKKLRIKTPSVLQKAGNLSGGNQQKIVLSKWIFSEPDILILDEPTRGIDVGAKYEIYSIINELAAEGKGILLISSELPELLGMCDRVYVMNEGSITGEVAREEASQETLMMYMTKRKVRG, from the coding sequence ATGACAGACATCATTCTCGAAATGCGCGGTATTACAAAAGAGTTTCCCGGGGTTAAAGCACTTTCCAACGTAAACCTTCAAGTTAAAAGAGGTGAAATTCATGCGTTGTGCGGAGAGAACGGTGCAGGAAAATCTACGCTCATGAAAGTACTCAGTGGTGTTTATGCGCACGGCTCTTACACAGGTGACATTTTGCTGGACGGAGAAGTATGTGAATTTAAAAACATCCGTCAAAGTGAAGAGCGGGGCATCGTCATTATTCATCAGGAGCTGGCCCTTATTCCATATTTGTCGATAGCCGAAAATATTTTCCTCGGTAATGAACTGAGCCGCAATGGCGTGATTGACTGGAATGAAACGATGATGAGAACAAAAGAGCTTTTGCAAAAAGTCGGATTAAAAGAGTCACCGCAGACAAAAGTAGAAGATATTGGCGTCGGCAAGCAGCAGCTCGTAGAAATTGCAAAAGCACTCGCAAAGGATGTAAAACTTTTGATTTTAGATGAGCCGACTGCTTCTTTAAATGAAAATGACAGTGAGAACCTATTGAATTTACTGCTTGAATTTAAGGGCCACGGCATGTCAGCCATTATGATTTCTCACAAGTTAAATGAAATTGAGCGGGTGGCGGACTCCATGACGATTATTCGGGATGGGCAGTCTATTGAAACGCTCGATATGAAACGGGATAACGTTAACCAGGATCGGATCATTAAAGGAATGGTCGGGCGTGACCTGACAAACCGCTATCCAGAGCGCACACCAAACATTGGTGAAACGGTTTTTGAAGTGAAAAACTGGACGGTGTATCACCCGGCGCACGCCGACCGGAAAATGATTGACAATGTCAGCTTCCATATCCGGCGCGGAGAGATTGTCGGTGTTGCCGGATTAATGGGCGCAGGACGCACAGAACTGGCGATGAGTATTTTCGGCAAATCATACGGCAAAAAAATCAGCGGCCATCTTGTAAAAAACGGCCGGGGAGTTCAGTTTCCCAATGTAACAAGTGCGATTAAGCAGGGGATGGCGTATGTATCGGAGGATCGGAAAGGCAACGGCCTTATCTTAATGGATGACATTAAGCAAAATATTACGCTCGCAAGCCTCGATAAAATTTCCAAGCGAAGCATCATTGATGAAAACAAAGAAAAGATCGAAGCGGAGCATTACCGTAAAAAGCTCCGGATTAAAACACCGTCTGTTTTACAGAAAGCCGGCAACTTAAGCGGCGGGAACCAGCAGAAAATTGTTCTGAGCAAATGGATTTTTTCAGAGCCGGATATTTTAATTCTGGATGAGCCGACACGTGGCATCGATGTTGGTGCAAAGTACGAAATTTACTCGATTATCAATGAATTGGCCGCAGAAGGAAAAGGCATTTTGCTGATCTCCTCTGAGCTGCCGGAGCTTCTTGGTATGTGTGATCGCGTGTATGTCATGAATGAAGGATCGATTACAGGTGAAGTAGCAAGAGAAGAGGCCAGCCAGGAAACATTGATGATGTATATGACCAAAAGAAAGGTGAGGGGATAA
- the chvE gene encoding multiple monosaccharide ABC transporter substrate-binding protein, whose amino-acid sequence MRKWLSVPILLLLMLFLSACGVIDTSGSEKGYIGISMPTKSSERWVNDGENMKKQFEKLGYKTDLQYAEDVVENQTAQIENMITKGVDVLVVAPIDGQAALTTVLERAHKQGIKIIAYDRLIQYSDYIDYYATFDNFQVGVLQGQYIEQKLGLKDGKGPFNIEIFAGSPDDNNAYFFFDGAMSILQPYIDSGRLVVKSGQTKFNQGATLRWDGAVAQARMDNLLSAYYTEDRLDAVLSPYDGISIGVISSLKGIGYGSAGKPMPVITGQDAELASIKSIIHGQQTQTIFKDTRQLAEKAVDMATAVLNGEKADVNDTKTYDNGAKIVPSFLLNPVSVDQTNYDSVLVGSGYYTAEQLGQKEEVAQ is encoded by the coding sequence ATGAGAAAGTGGCTTTCGGTTCCAATCCTTCTGCTGCTGATGTTATTTTTATCCGCATGCGGTGTCATTGATACGAGTGGAAGCGAAAAAGGGTATATCGGTATTTCCATGCCGACTAAATCATCGGAGCGCTGGGTGAACGATGGAGAAAATATGAAAAAGCAATTCGAAAAGCTTGGCTATAAAACGGATCTTCAATATGCAGAAGATGTTGTCGAAAACCAAACAGCTCAAATTGAAAATATGATCACAAAAGGTGTGGACGTTCTGGTGGTTGCGCCCATTGATGGGCAGGCAGCCTTAACGACGGTGCTTGAGCGGGCGCACAAGCAAGGCATTAAAATTATTGCCTATGACCGTTTGATTCAATACAGTGACTACATTGATTATTATGCGACATTTGATAACTTTCAGGTCGGTGTCCTGCAAGGCCAGTATATTGAACAAAAACTGGGGCTGAAAGATGGAAAAGGCCCATTTAATATTGAAATTTTTGCCGGTTCGCCAGATGACAATAACGCGTATTTCTTTTTTGACGGCGCTATGTCCATTCTTCAGCCATATATCGACAGCGGCAGGCTGGTGGTGAAAAGTGGACAAACAAAATTTAATCAAGGTGCGACTCTTCGCTGGGACGGAGCGGTGGCGCAAGCAAGGATGGATAATTTGTTAAGCGCTTACTATACGGAAGACCGACTCGATGCGGTGCTGTCCCCGTATGACGGAATCAGCATCGGTGTGATTTCTTCCTTGAAAGGAATCGGGTATGGTTCAGCCGGAAAGCCAATGCCGGTTATTACCGGCCAGGATGCTGAGCTTGCTTCGATAAAATCGATCATTCATGGACAGCAGACCCAGACCATTTTTAAAGACACACGCCAATTAGCGGAAAAAGCGGTGGATATGGCGACAGCGGTGCTTAATGGTGAGAAAGCGGACGTGAATGACACAAAAACATATGACAACGGCGCAAAGATCGTTCCTTCGTTTTTATTAAATCCTGTCTCAGTAGACCAAACCAATTATGATTCCGTGCTGGTAGGCAGCGGTTATTATACGGCTGAGCAGCTTGGCCAGAAAGAAGAGGTGGCACAATGA
- a CDS encoding response regulator, with the protein MKNWKVLIADDEPMIREGLQESIDWTELGMEVTALAEDGEEALELALEHDVHIVLADLNMPIMNGIEMIRALKKQKPDCQVIIITGHDEFTYAQEALRLNVTDYILKPVKPEQLLEVVTRVRDQLQKNERESTRVERMSAQLTKNKLTLKEAFGREWIEQTLKEEEVRAQLEFFGLPAEMPEEIGIIRSQAYRSGKPILTDNDRRMMLFAVKNIAEDWLKETEHLLFSNEEHVVLITWVSLSEKLVWEIEEALKQYMNIHSQFYRENITEHVALAYQKCLQRANQDALASPIVRRAKEYIHEHFEDPELSLESTAEALQVSPVYLSRIIKQELGISFVQLVTGKRMNKAVHLLQTTDLPILHIAEAVGYESQHYFSTAFKKAVGMSPNQYRKNSG; encoded by the coding sequence ATGAAAAATTGGAAGGTGCTTATTGCAGACGATGAACCGATGATTCGAGAAGGGCTGCAGGAGTCCATTGACTGGACGGAACTCGGTATGGAAGTAACAGCATTGGCGGAAGACGGAGAAGAAGCACTGGAACTCGCCCTGGAGCACGATGTTCATATCGTACTCGCCGATTTAAACATGCCTATTATGAATGGAATCGAAATGATACGCGCCTTGAAAAAACAAAAGCCGGACTGCCAGGTCATTATTATTACCGGGCATGACGAGTTTACGTATGCGCAGGAAGCGCTTCGCTTAAATGTAACAGACTATATTTTAAAGCCGGTAAAACCGGAGCAGCTGCTTGAAGTTGTTACCCGTGTGCGTGACCAGCTTCAGAAAAATGAACGAGAATCCACCCGTGTAGAAAGAATGAGTGCGCAGCTTACCAAAAATAAACTAACACTAAAGGAAGCATTCGGAAGGGAATGGATTGAGCAGACGTTAAAAGAGGAAGAAGTCAGGGCGCAGTTGGAGTTTTTTGGACTTCCTGCTGAAATGCCAGAGGAAATTGGCATTATTCGAAGTCAGGCATACCGTTCTGGCAAGCCGATTTTAACGGATAACGACCGCCGAATGATGCTGTTTGCTGTAAAAAACATTGCAGAAGACTGGCTGAAGGAAACGGAGCATTTATTGTTTTCAAACGAAGAACATGTTGTGTTAATTACATGGGTTTCTCTTTCAGAAAAGCTTGTTTGGGAGATAGAGGAAGCGTTGAAGCAATATATGAACATACATAGCCAGTTTTACCGAGAGAACATCACGGAACACGTAGCACTTGCTTATCAAAAATGCCTGCAGCGGGCAAACCAGGATGCCTTGGCGTCCCCTATAGTCCGCCGGGCAAAAGAATATATTCATGAGCATTTTGAAGATCCGGAGCTTTCACTTGAATCTACTGCAGAAGCCCTGCAAGTCTCACCGGTTTATTTAAGCAGGATTATAAAGCAGGAGCTTGGCATTTCTTTTGTTCAGCTTGTAACAGGGAAAAGAATGAATAAAGCTGTTCATCTGCTTCAAACAACGGATCTGCCGATTTTGCATATTGCGGAAGCCGTCGGCTATGAATCCCAGCATTATTTTAGCACTGCTTTTAAAAAAGCTGTGGGCATGTCACCGAATCAGTACCGCAAAAATAGCGGATAA